One part of the Moorena sp. SIOASIH genome encodes these proteins:
- a CDS encoding type II toxin-antitoxin system VapC family toxin produces MIAVDTNVVVRLLTQDDQLQFNKSVEIFRKQEVFIADTVILETEWVLRFAYKFKPTAICQGLRNLFGLPNVRLANPSLMLQVIQWHENGLDFADAFHLALSQNCSEFYTFDQKFAKKAQGLTQSRVNKL; encoded by the coding sequence ATGATCGCTGTTGATACGAATGTGGTTGTTCGGCTATTGACTCAGGATGATCAGTTACAGTTCAACAAGAGTGTAGAAATTTTCAGGAAGCAAGAGGTTTTTATTGCAGATACGGTAATTCTAGAAACGGAATGGGTTTTGCGTTTTGCTTATAAGTTCAAACCCACCGCTATCTGTCAAGGGTTGAGAAATCTTTTTGGTTTACCCAATGTTCGTCTTGCCAACCCTAGCTTGATGCTTCAAGTTATCCAATGGCATGAAAATGGTTTAGATTTTGCTGATGCCTTTCATTTAGCCCTGAGTCAGAATTGTTCAGAGTTTTACACGTTTGATCAGAAATTTGCTAAAAAAGCTCAAGGGTTAACCCAATCTCGGGTGAATAAGCTCTAA
- a CDS encoding AbrB/MazE/SpoVT family DNA-binding domain-containing protein has protein sequence METTKLLSQGQVIIPKSLRDAHHWEAGLELIAIDTGDGILLKPKNPFPETLLNQVAGCLKYHGTPKSLEDMDEAIRQGIEELWHDRC, from the coding sequence ATGGAAACGACAAAATTGTTGAGTCAAGGTCAAGTTATTATTCCTAAGTCTCTGCGAGATGCTCATCACTGGGAAGCAGGTCTTGAGTTAATCGCAATTGATACGGGAGATGGGATTCTTTTAAAACCAAAAAACCCTTTTCCAGAAACACTATTAAATCAAGTGGCTGGTTGTTTAAAGTATCACGGCACTCCTAAAAGTCTTGAGGATATGGATGAGGCGATTCGGCAAGGGATAGAGGAGTTGTGGCATGATCGCTGTTGA
- a CDS encoding tail fiber domain-containing protein, whose protein sequence is MGRWGDGEMGRWGDGEIREMGSVGSLMLLLLIPIPDSRLPIPDSRFPVPYSLLPTPYSLLPTPYSLFPVPCSLKNQKYVPNQVANHYKQTITKKITMADYTQYLYIDKRVRYFDGEFLKDQDFIDEQKYHIDRQRRLDQFLRVSGVCDGLTLETSTNQVIVTPGTALDSQGRQIILSTNSPPIDLSSYRDQQVDLVISYQEEQSDHSTEGGVGSSGARRWHEKPNIQVAALGNVPEDSVVLARLAINRSGVVTPDFSVRQYSGVRLPSGNLSNGAITGPTLRSGGNSASSLVVIDGDLSVTGDTTVNGSLSFSSNTSGERTLLMEAPNSNNHRGDGTQGATGLVYRVQSNPPGGDPIFQVRSEGEGVRLFVEHDGWTGSRHNSAWFGGTRDNYFAGNVSIGTTDPGSSKLKVQGNLTVTGNATLESLTLNDSFSLGGSNTLGFGSQVRQMINLWSNSYGIGVQSGTQYFRTAKNFAWYKGGSHNDGELNAGGGTVQMVIKDGNVGIGTSDPGSSKLKVQGNLTVTGNATLESLTLNDNFSLGGSNTLGFGSQARQMINLYNQDYGIGIQSSTQYFRTNKNFAWYKGGSHHNNELNAGGGTVQMVIKDGNVGIGTTDPGSSKLKVQGNLTVTGNATLESLTLNDSFSLGGSNTLSFGSQVRQMINLWSNSYGIGVQSGTQYFRTAKNFAWYKGGSHNDGELNAGTNGTVQMVIKDGNVGIGRSDPDYKLDVISPNNEVAARFSRDYDLSAIFEAGNSGEAYVQFKNQTTGSNSWMVGMDDDEQFKITYGQQGEIRDNEAKLTVEQDGDVKISGSLFVSAVPYGDYQNAQWNSSNKKLYQDNSSARSKENIISLEDDFYKILTVEPKTYTRPNNPNRWEIGYIAEEFNEIGLNKLVYYNEEGLPESINYRKISMYLVEVIKDMAHRSSNYEQRINQLELQLNQLVSDD, encoded by the coding sequence ATGGGGAGATGGGGAGATGGGGAGATGGGGAGATGGGGAGATGGGGAGATTAGGGAGATGGGGAGTGTGGGGAGTTTAATGTTATTGTTGCTAATCCCGATTCCCGATTCCCGACTCCCGATTCCCGACTCCCGATTCCCTGTTCCCTACTCCCTACTCCCTACTCCCTACTCCCTACTCCCTACTCCCTATTCCCTGTTCCCTGTTCCCTGTTCCCTAAAAAACCAAAAATATGTACCTAATCAAGTCGCAAACCACTATAAACAAACAATAACTAAGAAAATTACCATGGCAGATTATACTCAGTATCTTTACATTGACAAGCGAGTACGCTACTTCGATGGTGAGTTTTTAAAAGACCAGGATTTTATTGATGAACAGAAGTATCATATTGACCGACAGCGCCGCTTAGACCAATTCTTGAGGGTTTCGGGAGTGTGTGATGGTTTGACTCTTGAGACTAGTACTAATCAGGTGATTGTTACCCCTGGTACTGCTCTTGATAGTCAAGGTCGTCAGATTATTTTGAGTACAAACTCTCCGCCAATTGATCTCAGTAGCTACAGAGATCAGCAAGTTGACTTAGTTATTTCTTATCAAGAAGAACAATCAGATCACTCCACTGAGGGGGGTGTTGGTAGTAGTGGTGCTAGGCGCTGGCACGAAAAACCCAATATCCAAGTTGCTGCCTTGGGAAATGTGCCTGAAGACTCAGTTGTTTTAGCAAGGCTGGCAATTAATCGCAGTGGTGTTGTCACTCCTGATTTCAGTGTACGCCAGTATTCTGGAGTGCGTTTGCCTAGTGGGAATTTGAGTAATGGTGCAATCACTGGACCGACCCTGCGTTCTGGTGGTAATAGTGCCAGTAGTTTGGTTGTTATTGATGGTGATTTGAGTGTTACTGGTGATACCACAGTAAATGGAAGTTTAAGCTTCAGCAGCAACACCTCTGGTGAGCGTACTCTGCTGATGGAAGCTCCCAACAGCAACAATCATCGCGGTGACGGTACTCAAGGGGCAACCGGTTTAGTCTATCGAGTCCAATCCAATCCCCCTGGCGGTGATCCTATCTTCCAAGTCAGAAGCGAAGGGGAAGGAGTTCGTTTATTTGTAGAGCATGATGGATGGACTGGGAGTAGACACAATTCTGCATGGTTTGGAGGTACTAGAGATAACTACTTTGCAGGTAATGTTAGTATCGGCACAACAGATCCAGGTTCATCAAAGTTAAAAGTACAAGGGAATTTGACTGTCACAGGGAATGCCACCCTCGAAAGTTTGACCCTCAACGACAGTTTCAGCCTCGGCGGTTCTAATACCCTTGGTTTTGGCTCCCAAGTTAGGCAGATGATCAATCTATGGAGCAATAGCTATGGCATTGGTGTTCAGAGTGGTACACAGTATTTTCGCACCGCTAAAAACTTTGCCTGGTACAAAGGTGGCTCTCATAACGATGGAGAACTTAATGCTGGTGGTGGCACAGTCCAGATGGTGATTAAAGATGGTAATGTTGGCATCGGTACAAGTGATCCAGGTTCATCGAAATTAAAAGTACAAGGGAATTTGACTGTCACAGGCAATGCCACCCTCGAAAGTTTGACCCTCAACGACAATTTCAGCCTAGGCGGTTCTAATACCCTTGGTTTTGGCTCCCAAGCTAGGCAGATGATAAATTTGTATAACCAAGATTATGGCATTGGTATTCAGAGCAGTACACAGTATTTTCGCACCAATAAGAACTTTGCCTGGTACAAAGGAGGTTCTCATCACAATAACGAACTTAATGCTGGTGGTGGCACAGTCCAAATGGTGATTAAAGATGGTAACGTTGGTATTGGTACAACAGATCCAGGTTCATCGAAATTAAAAGTACAAGGGAATTTGACTGTCACAGGCAATGCCACCCTCGAAAGTTTGACCCTCAACGACAGTTTCAGCCTCGGCGGTTCTAATACCCTTAGCTTTGGCTCCCAAGTTAGGCAGATGATCAATCTATGGAGCAATAGCTATGGCATTGGTGTTCAGAGTGGTACACAGTATTTTCGCACCGCTAAAAACTTTGCCTGGTACAAAGGTGGCTCTCATAACGATGGAGAACTTAATGCTGGTACTAATGGTACAGTCCAGATGGTGATTAAAGATGGTAATGTTGGTATTGGGAGAAGTGATCCGGATTACAAACTAGACGTAATCAGTCCCAATAATGAAGTAGCCGCCAGATTTTCCCGCGACTATGATCTCTCTGCCATCTTTGAAGCCGGAAATAGCGGTGAGGCTTATGTTCAATTCAAAAACCAAACCACAGGAAGCAATTCCTGGATGGTTGGTATGGATGATGACGAGCAATTCAAGATTACCTATGGCCAGCAAGGAGAAATTCGAGATAATGAGGCCAAACTCACTGTCGAACAAGATGGGGATGTGAAAATTTCTGGTTCTTTATTTGTTAGTGCAGTCCCTTATGGTGATTATCAAAATGCACAGTGGAATAGTAGTAATAAAAAATTATATCAGGACAATTCTTCCGCTAGATCGAAGGAAAATATCATTTCTCTGGAAGACGATTTTTATAAAATTTTGACAGTAGAACCCAAGACTTATACACGACCTAACAATCCCAATCGTTGGGAAATTGGATACATTGCTGAGGAGTTTAACGAGATTGGTCTCAACAAACTTGTTTACTACAACGAAGAGGGGTTACCTGAATCAATTAATTACCGAAAAATCAGTATGTACTTAGTTGAAGTTATCAAAGATATGGCTCACAGGAGCAGCAACTATGAACAACGGATCAATCAATTAGAACTTCAACTAAATCAACTAGTCTCAGATGACTAA